In Nocardia asteroides, a single genomic region encodes these proteins:
- a CDS encoding cutinase family protein, producing the protein MPLRDFFARHRIATAVIAPATLGVVAIVAATWAISAPGRDDATQLTSSVTECHDMVTISVAGRNDAPAEDSTKLLVDADGKPLPAALAGDHNSEWVDPVVNAPDGAVDPDSYAAVYIAYPADMSSYEAAVETGVANTKQVMTEISAACPDTRFAIVGYSEGADVVRRVAMEIGNQQPGADGEYGIVDPADVVGVVILADSGRSPGDGPFIGADNACSNPDGFDQKYQGATCTPADGQGAVAGTLGGFGALDGKIASFCSDGDLTCAAPENISLLQLVVNVGRQLDVDRLQAEGLTPATGGDVAVALGRIALAAFADIQAQGLGTWMQSDETFLDVLLRVSDPQYDPKAAPQKPAKADAIASDKLSPLAYLPQKILDEIVGLIATNENTIPVVMSDPYQLTLGPDHTGHHFDYWDDADPNNDRPLTSAQYAAAWLTHLAKQAQAGEPVETKAKPQPEDFATVQAAVQSTTAKPTATTTPKPTGTTTTPTTTPGTTNPGAAAVTTTPPAAATTTPQVAEPPTTTPPAPTTTGSVTTTTGSATSTTTAAR; encoded by the coding sequence ATGCCTCTCAGGGATTTCTTCGCGCGCCACCGCATCGCCACCGCGGTGATCGCGCCCGCCACGCTCGGCGTGGTCGCCATCGTGGCGGCCACCTGGGCCATCAGCGCGCCGGGGCGCGACGACGCCACCCAGCTCACCAGCTCGGTCACCGAGTGCCACGACATGGTGACCATCTCGGTCGCGGGCCGCAACGACGCGCCCGCCGAGGACAGCACGAAACTGCTGGTCGACGCCGACGGCAAGCCGCTGCCCGCCGCGCTCGCGGGCGACCACAACAGCGAGTGGGTCGACCCGGTGGTCAACGCGCCCGACGGCGCCGTCGACCCGGACTCCTACGCCGCCGTCTACATCGCCTACCCGGCGGACATGTCCAGCTACGAGGCCGCGGTCGAGACCGGGGTGGCGAACACCAAGCAGGTCATGACCGAGATCAGCGCCGCCTGCCCGGACACCCGCTTCGCCATCGTCGGCTACAGCGAGGGCGCCGACGTGGTGCGCCGCGTCGCCATGGAGATCGGCAACCAGCAGCCGGGCGCCGACGGCGAGTACGGCATCGTCGACCCGGCCGACGTGGTCGGCGTGGTGATCCTCGCCGACTCCGGCCGCTCGCCCGGCGACGGCCCGTTCATCGGCGCGGACAACGCCTGCAGCAACCCCGACGGCTTCGACCAGAAGTACCAGGGCGCCACCTGCACCCCGGCCGACGGGCAGGGCGCGGTCGCCGGCACCCTCGGCGGCTTCGGCGCGCTCGACGGCAAGATCGCCTCCTTCTGCTCGGACGGCGACCTGACCTGCGCCGCCCCGGAGAACATCTCGCTGCTGCAGCTCGTGGTGAACGTGGGCAGGCAGCTCGACGTGGACCGGCTGCAGGCCGAGGGGCTGACCCCGGCCACCGGCGGCGACGTCGCGGTGGCGCTCGGCCGGATCGCGCTGGCCGCCTTCGCCGACATCCAGGCCCAGGGCCTCGGCACCTGGATGCAGAGCGACGAGACCTTCCTCGACGTGCTGCTCCGGGTCTCCGATCCGCAGTACGACCCGAAGGCCGCGCCGCAGAAGCCGGCCAAGGCCGACGCCATCGCCTCGGACAAGCTGTCGCCGCTGGCCTACCTGCCGCAGAAGATCCTGGACGAGATCGTCGGGCTGATCGCCACCAACGAGAACACCATCCCGGTGGTCATGAGCGATCCGTACCAGCTCACCCTCGGCCCCGACCACACCGGTCACCACTTCGACTACTGGGACGACGCCGACCCGAACAACGACCGGCCGCTCACCTCGGCCCAGTACGCCGCCGCCTGGCTGACCCACCTGGCCAAGCAGGCCCAGGCCGGGGAGCCGGTGGAGACCAAGGCCAAGCCGCAGCCCGAGGACTTCGCCACCGTCCAGGCCGCCGTCCAGAGCACCACGGCCAAGCCGACCGCGACCACCACCCCCAAGCCGACCGGCACGACCACCACGCCGACCACCACCCCGGGGACCACGAACCCCGGCGCGGCAGCGGTGACCACGACACCGCCCGCCGCGGCGACGACTACCCCGCAGGTCGCGGAGCCGCCCACCACGACGCCCCCGGCTCCGACGACGACCGGATCCGTCACCACCACGACCGGATCGGCGACCTCGACCACCACCGCCGCGCGCTGA
- a CDS encoding PadR family transcriptional regulator: MPPRAARTPLTLAVLSLLAECPRHPYEMQALIRQRHVGDVVRLRGGSLYDAIARLDGIGLIEAVGSDRNGARPERTVYAITAAGRVQLTEQLREYLAEQAEEFPVFPAGLAHAPHLSAAEVVALLRRRAAALTTRIADVDADLGVATAAAVPRAVLLEAEYAQAVRRAELAWLDGIVTELESGVLAWPELEEE, encoded by the coding sequence ATGCCGCCCCGTGCCGCCCGCACCCCGCTCACCCTCGCGGTGCTGAGCCTGCTCGCCGAGTGCCCGCGGCACCCGTACGAGATGCAGGCGCTGATCCGGCAGCGCCACGTCGGCGACGTGGTGCGGCTGCGCGGCGGCTCGCTCTACGACGCCATCGCCCGCCTCGACGGCATCGGACTGATCGAGGCGGTGGGCTCGGATCGCAACGGCGCCCGCCCGGAGCGCACCGTCTACGCCATCACCGCGGCGGGCCGGGTGCAGCTCACCGAGCAGCTGCGCGAGTACCTGGCCGAGCAGGCGGAGGAGTTCCCGGTGTTCCCGGCCGGGCTCGCGCACGCCCCGCACCTGTCCGCCGCCGAGGTGGTGGCGCTGCTGCGCCGCCGGGCGGCGGCGCTCACCACCCGGATCGCGGATGTCGACGCCGATCTGGGGGTGGCAACGGCCGCCGCGGTCCCGCGCGCGGTGCTGCTCGAAGCCGAGTACGCCCAGGCCGTGCGCCGCGCCGAACTGGCGTGGCTGGACGGCATCGTCACCGAATTGGAGTCGGGCGTGCTCGCCTGGCCGGAGCTGGAGGAAGAATGA
- a CDS encoding nitroreductase family deazaflavin-dependent oxidoreductase → MNQVALPRKVRFFNVVVKGLQRVGIALGPVTVLTVRGRKSGQPRSTPVTPFLVDGAEYVLSGIPGSAWAHNVRAAETVELRSGRRSRTARMVEVPVAERGPILRAFAEQVPRGVAMMLDAGVVRTGSADELAAAADRLAPFRIDPA, encoded by the coding sequence ATGAATCAGGTCGCGCTGCCCCGCAAGGTGCGGTTCTTCAACGTCGTCGTCAAGGGGTTGCAGCGGGTGGGCATCGCGCTGGGCCCGGTCACCGTGCTGACGGTGCGGGGCCGCAAGAGCGGGCAGCCGCGAAGCACCCCGGTGACCCCGTTCCTGGTGGACGGCGCCGAGTACGTGCTGAGCGGCATCCCCGGCTCGGCGTGGGCGCACAACGTGCGCGCCGCGGAGACCGTCGAGCTGCGCAGCGGGCGGCGCAGCCGCACCGCGCGCATGGTGGAGGTGCCGGTCGCCGAGCGCGGGCCGATCCTGCGCGCCTTCGCCGAGCAGGTGCCGCGCGGGGTGGCGATGATGCTGGACGCCGGGGTGGTGCGGACCGGCTCGGCCGATGAACTGGCGGCCGCCGCCGACCGGCTCGCCCCCTTCCGCATCGACCCGGCCTGA